Proteins from a single region of Oncorhynchus keta strain PuntledgeMale-10-30-2019 chromosome 20, Oket_V2, whole genome shotgun sequence:
- the LOC118399532 gene encoding uncharacterized protein LOC118399532 has translation MAACRGGVALWVGCVRSHGKRQPVKQQCWSLVQAMDVQWSGQIQSLSSTSWALVPPNSLRYQNIKHLALSHPFHHASQGQPHSQRPPDEDWEETVSLCVLVQPGPGECDGQHTLVEVPLFGQIKLGELLAPGGLSRPVEFLFPLTTVDGSREDDISVGTTKVQAEGSKTMRNEGETETEKRERGSFRSLFETEGCPAPFMNGSRFYCFHCPGMEPLPGYRNKSGHMIGLEKELSLLLHTSLYSSYAERKTVEGGHSDREGEDEEKLALMYEKLRIELPSFFMKSHDYTMYTNDIEFVNCILNAKTRGRVLYQLSLSLWRLLCLCYYAEAQLEVLKLTKHPEDRTIKARWSVRGLPFLSLLLRFYRKDKTDLYRSYDAFSTFYLGHDGLIHCHKVEKVMKAQPPILPGVTTLLAGALVSLGVQEHRPALNLMPPLLSSRRD, from the exons ATGGCTGCTTGTAGAGGGGGTGTCGCCTTGTGGGTGGGGTGTGTGAGGAGCCATGGCAAAAGGCAACCAGTCAAGCAACAGTGCTGGAGTCTTGTTCAG GCGATGGATGTGCAGTGGAGTGGACAGATCCAGTCGCTCAGCAGCACATCATGGGCCCTGGTTCCCCCAAACAGTCTGAGGTACCAGAACATCAAGCATCTGGCCCTGTCACACCCCTTCCACCATGCCAGCCAGGGCCAACCCCACAGCCAGAGGCCCCCGGACGAGGACTGGGAAGAGACAGTAAGCCTGTGTGTGCTGGTGCAGCCTGGCCCTGGGGAGTGTGATGGCCAGCACACCCTGGTGGAGGTGCCTCTATTTGGGCAGATTAAACTAGGTGAACTCCTGGCTCCGGGAGGACTCAGTAGGCCCGTGGAGTTCCTCTTCCCCTTGACCACGGTGGACGGGAGCCGAGAGGATGACATCAGTGTTGGGACGACTAAGGTTCAGGCGGAAGGTTCCAAGACGATGAGGaacgagggagagacagaaacagaaaagagggagagaggatcaTTCCGGAGCCTGTTTGAGACAGAAGGATGTCCAGCTCCATTTATGAATGGATCTAGGTTCTACTGCTTCCACTGTCCTGGGATGGAGCCATTGCCTGGTTATAGGAACAAATCGGGCCATATGATTGGACTAGAGAAGGAGTTGTCACTGTTGCTCCACACCTCTCTGTATAGTAGTTATGCAGAAAGAAAGACAGTCGAGGGGGGTCACagcgacagagagggggaggacgagGAGAAACTGGCATTGATGTATGAAAAGCTGAGAATTGAG CTTCCTAGTTTCTTTATGAAGAGTCATGACTACACCATGTACACAAATGATATCGAGTTCGTCAACTGTATTCTAAATGCCAAGACCAG GGGCAGAGTTCTGTACCAGCTGAGCCTGTCTCTGTGGAGGCTGCTGTGTCTCTGTTACTATGCTGAGGCCCAGTTAGAGGTACTGAAACTGACCAAGCACCCAGAGGACAGGACCATCAAGGCCAGGTGGAGTGTCAGAGGactgcccttcctctctctgctgcTGAGATTCTACCGCAAGGACAAAACTGACCTCTACAG GTCATATGATGCGTTCTCTACCTTCTACCTTGGCCATGATGGACTCATACATTGTcacaaagtggaaaaa GTGATGAAAGCCCAGCCGCCAATTCTGCCCGGGGTGACCACTCTGTTAGCGGGAGCCCTCGTGTCCCTGGGGGTCCAGGAGCACCGGCCAGCCCTCAACCTCATGCCCCCCTTGCTCTCGTCCCGCCGAGACTGA